The genomic window GTAGCAAGAAACCacgaaaaagaaaacccaCCAAACTCTAAGCAAAAATAGTACTTTTTGCTCACAAGAATTAGTGTATCGACCAAACAGGTAAACAGAGATGGAACCCCAAGTAAGGGCAGCCAACAGAAGATCTAAGAAAGGCCAACCATTTGTATGCCAGTGAAGGCAACTTAGCAACGAAAGCACAGAATAAAACACAGATAATGAGACACAACAAATAAGAACCAGTTTATTATACGAGAAAGATATGTGTTTAAACTCTTCATTCATGATAGCATCAGTATCTTCACAAGCTACTCTCTTTTTGAAAAGCCATGAACCAAAAAGAATTAGCAACAACACCAGATTCAAGAAAAACGAAAGTACCGAAAGGTAGATGGGCtggaggagaagagaatcGATAGGATTTTCCATCAGGAACTGAGTGTTGACCAAAATGTTCACTCTGAGGACAagatatatctatatatatataggctaCTGAgtcaataaataatattactTTCGCAGACCACCaagacaaaagaacaaaagagaaaattatatatatatacgatgACGCCGTAACcattaaccaacaaaacatgaaGAGTTTAATAATGTTAAAAGACTCCCTTCTGAAACTCCACTGATGCAAACAGTGGACCATTCTGAGAACATAGACAGATGTGTAGAAGCAGatccatcaaaattttgagttagAAAAATCACAAACATGTTGTAACAGAAACAGATGATACTTACTGATGGTAACAATATACGTACCCCTGAGTGCTGGCAAATGgtaaattcttcatttttcccACCAAATAGATCACAGCAACCAGCTCACTTTGACAATACGGTCAGGCGGTGAATCTAATTTCTCACCTTAAGATGGAAAAGAGTTTCATCGTGAAGTTCCCTGAGATCCTAAAATGTCATGCCtgtgatttaaaaaaaattgtaaaagagagaaatagagacCAAAACGTGTTGTAAACTGATAATGTAATTCGTTCCTCAtcagagagaaaacaaacaaatactatttcttacaaattattactgttttctttctgaaaCAAACACGACAAGGcaagattattaattttattataactaGTTTGTTTTCATTGAACTTCTTTTGAATCTTGAATCCGAACTTGCTGTGTACTCTGCCACAAGCTTTGAAAATGACGAGGACTTGTCTTCCAGCAATCTCGCCGGTGAATCGTGTTCTTCTATTAACCCTGCATTTTTAGATACATAACCAATCTTCATCTAAGCCTTCCTTCTGATAGAACAAACGTATTAAAAAAGTGTATGATCATTACCTTGGTCTAGGAGCAGTACCATATCACTGTCTATAACAGATGATATTCTGTGTGCGATTGTTATTACTGTACAGCCCGAGAAATGTTGTCTCAGTGTTTCCTGTATCAGAGTATCAGTCGCTGTATCTACAGAAGCTGTGGCTTCATCAAGAATCAATACTTTGCTTCTCTTTAGCAAGACTCGTCCAAGACACACCAGTTGTCTCTGACCAACACTCCAGTTCTGTCCATTCTCACTTACTGCAATATTAGAGATTCCTTTCATTAGATGTGTTTTAACAGATTCGAGATGACTCTTGTCGACTATAGTTTTAGCCGTACTAACCAGGGGAATCTAGCTTTAGTTCTTTCTTCCTTATTTCATCCCCAAGTTGACACTTGTCGAGTGCCTGAAATCAGAGCAACAAAAATCGTGTGAGAACCTTCCTTTTTCTATCTGCAGAAACATTGAAAGAAACAAGAGCCAACTAACCTCCCAGATTTGGTCATCAGCGTATTCCTCAAGAGGGTCCAAGTTACTGCGAACCGTGCCTTCAAACATGGTTGGTTCTTGAGGTATGATACTTAGTCTGGAACGCAGGTCATGCAGCCCAATGGTCAAGATGTTTATTCCATCTATCCTGATTTCTCCAGCTGCAGGTTCCACAATCCTAAAAAGGGTTTGAATTAGAGTGGATTTGCCACATCCTGTTCTTCCAACGATTCCCGTTTTCAGGCCTCCTCGAAAAGTGCATGTCAGCCCACGCAGCACCATAGGCAGATGTGGCCCATATCGTACTTGCAGATTACAGATAGTAATCTCTCCGCGACAGGGCCAAGATTTCTCAGGCCTAGTTGATTCAATAACGAGAGATGGTTCACTGGGGATGTCTATGTATTGAAGCATTCTCTCCACGGATATCATTTTGTTCTCAAGATCGCAAAGTGTCCATATTAAAGTTGCTTGCAGGCTATTTAGATTGAGTGCATATGTAACCGCCAATCCTGCAAAGcctttaagaagcaaaataCCAAGAACGACCCGGAAGATTTTTAGTCTTGAAAGTAAACAATAACAAATACAATGATTAAAGGGCGGTGACCTACTTGGATTAATGACTCCTTCAGGCACAGAAACTAAGATAACAAGCGAAAGCGCAAATGCCACAGTGGATAAGAGATCAAGACGGAAGCAGAGCCACTCCATTGCAGAAATGGCATGGAACCTCAGCCGAGAATAACAATCGTTAAGTCTCATGATATCAGTGCGGAATCTTGGTTCTTGATCAAAGCTCCTTATAGTTGTTATCCCTGAAAGTGTTTCAGAAAAATGCTGCACCAAAGGCGATCTGCTTATTCCAGATAATCTTGCTAGTTCCCGAGCCGCAGATATGTAATATTGCTGCATACATACATTAAATCAATATCAAGACTAAAGTGAGAACTTCAAGAAAGTTAGTATGTGTAGTATCAATGATTGCATTAAGTCTCCTAGATTATCTTATCGTGATTTCCATGAGCTATACAAGACAAAGGTATGAAGCTAAGCTTTAATCTAAGTTTGTCAGTGTTATGAAGAATACCCGATACCAGGTGCATGCAGCGATGACAGGGATGAAGACGATAAGGACCTGCCAAGCAACCTGTCCCATCACTCCAATAATCCCCAAGATGTTTACAGCAGCAATTGcaagatttgaaaattgacTTGGTAATCTCAAATCCACGGCACTTTGGTCTGTAGAAGCCTAAATCAGGATTGAAACCACAGTGGTTAGATTAAGAGTTTGCAGGATCAGTTTTGGAATTGCCAGTACAAGTCGAGTAAGTAAAGATAGATGGTTCTTACTCTATTCAAAATTCGGCCAATTGGGGTGGCATCAAAGAATGACATGGAGGCACGAAAAATGCGAAAATGCATTTGATTGAAGAGTTCAGTAGCTATCTTGAAACCAGTCATCGCGGACAGCATTGCTCTGACAAGTATACAGAAGGAGCTCGCAGTGGCTAGAAATACATAGACTAGAATCAATGTAGAGCCACTCACTAGAGGTTTCACATCCTTAGAAACAGGAGTTACCCAAGCCATCCAATAGTTGCTCCCGATGTTTAGAACCTGAAAGAGAATCTGTACAACCAATATAATAGGCACAAGTGCTCCTCCATACGCCAATTTCATATACTTTTGGTATACAGTGAACCCAACTTTGCCTTTCTCCcgctcttcttcttgaacTAGTTGTCCTTTCGGGCTAGGCAAATCTtcctcttgtttttcttcatcgTTGGAAACTTTGCTTTCTTTGCTTGTTGTTGATTGTGCTGAAGCAGATCCTTTTTCATATGAATCAACTGCAGCTAAGGCATCAGTGTGAGCTCCTACAAGTTCCATGAAATCTGTTCCTGATTCAAGAATTTCATTGTACTTCCCTGCTTGCGTGATCCTCCCATCTTTCATGACCTACAAAAATGATTATCTGATATAATAAATATGTAATTAGATAACGCATTGGAAAGATGGTAGAGCGAAGAAGCCCAAACCAGTATAAGATCAGCTTCAGGCAGGAATTCAAGTTGATGAGTGACATATATGACTGTCTTGTTTCTCAGAAGCCCCAGCAGGACTTCCTGTAACAGAAACGATAAGCGTAAGAGATCATATCAATATGCATAGCAGAAGCCAGCAAAAAGTAAAAGGTAAGAGTCTATATACTTCAAGTCAAGATAATCagaaaaagggaaaatgaTTATTACCTTGAAGAGATGTGATCCAGTATGAGCGTCTACTGCACTAAAAGGGTCATCAAACAGATAGATATCTGCGTCTTGGTAAAGAGCACGTGCAATCTGTATCCGTTGCTTCTGTCCACCGCTAAGATTGATACCCCTTTCTCCAATAACTGTCTGATCACGGAACGGA from Arabidopsis thaliana chromosome 3, partial sequence includes these protein-coding regions:
- the ABCC7 gene encoding multidrug resistance-associated protein 7, giving the protein MSPLIVLGNEKIIDSEDVPQVDNSDRAEKLFWIFRSKLEWDDGERRITTYKLIKALFFSVWRDILLSTLFAFVYTVSCYVAPYLMDTFVQYLNGQRQYSNQGVVLVTTFFVAKLVECQARRNWYFRLQKAGIGMRSVLVSMIYEKGLTLPCYSKQGHTSGEIINLMTVDAERISAFSWYMHDPWILVLQISLALLILYRSLGLGSIAAFAATFLVMLGNIPLAKLEEKFQGNLMESKDNRMKKTSEALLNMRILKLQGWEMKFLHKILDLRGIEAGWLKKFVYNSAAISSVLWAAPSFVSATAFGACMLLKIPLESGKIIAALATFRILQTPIYKLPDTISMIVQTKVSLDRIATFLCLDDLQQDGMERLPSGSSKMDVEVSNGAFSWDDSSPIPTLKDIRFKIPHGMNIAICGTVGSGKSSLLSSILGEVPKISGNLKVCGRKAYIAQSPWIQSGKVEENILFGKPMQREWYQRVLEACSLNKDLEVFPFRDQTVIGERGINLSGGQKQRIQIARALYQDADIYLFDDPFSAVDAHTGSHLFKEVLLGLLRNKTVIYVTHQLEFLPEADLILVMKDGRITQAGKYNEILESGTDFMELVGAHTDALAAVDSYEKGSASAQSTTSKESKVSNDEEKQEEDLPSPKGQLVQEEEREKGKVGFTVYQKYMKLAYGGALVPIILVVQILFQVLNIGSNYWMAWVTPVSKDVKPLVSGSTLILVYVFLATASSFCILVRAMLSAMTGFKIATELFNQMHFRIFRASMSFFDATPIGRILNRASTDQSAVDLRLPSQFSNLAIAAVNILGIIGVMGQVAWQVLIVFIPVIAACTWYRQYYISAARELARLSGISRSPLVQHFSETLSGITTIRSFDQEPRFRTDIMRLNDCYSRLRFHAISAMEWLCFRLDLLSTVAFALSLVILVSVPEGVINPSFAGLAVTYALNLNSLQATLIWTLCDLENKMISVERMLQYIDIPSEPSLVIESTRPEKSWPCRGEITICNLQVRYGPHLPMVLRGLTCTFRGGLKTGIVGRTGCGKSTLIQTLFRIVEPAAGEIRIDGINILTIGLHDLRSRLSIIPQEPTMFEGTVRSNLDPLEEYADDQIWEALDKCQLGDEIRKKELKLDSPVSENGQNWSVGQRQLVCLGRVLLKRSKVLILDEATASVDTATDTLIQETLRQHFSGCTVITIAHRISSVIDSDMVLLLDQGLIEEHDSPARLLEDKSSSFSKLVAEYTASSDSRFKRSSMKTN
- the ABCC7 gene encoding multidrug resistance-associated protein 7 (multidrug resistance-associated protein 7 (MRP7); FUNCTIONS IN: ATPase activity, coupled to transmembrane movement of substances; INVOLVED IN: response to other organism; LOCATED IN: plasma membrane; EXPRESSED IN: 10 plant structures; EXPRESSED DURING: 7 growth stages; CONTAINS InterPro DOMAIN/s: ATPase, AAA+ type, core (InterPro:IPR003593), ABC transporter-like (InterPro:IPR003439), ABC transporter, transmembrane domain, type 1 (InterPro:IPR011527), ABC transporter integral membrane type 1 (InterPro:IPR017940), ABC transporter, transmembrane domain (InterPro:IPR001140), ABC transporter, conserved site (InterPro:IPR017871); BEST Arabidopsis thaliana protein match is: multidrug resistance-associated protein 8 (TAIR:AT3G13090.1); Has 650648 Blast hits to 350565 proteins in 4050 species: Archae - 11697; Bacteria - 531445; Metazoa - 11792; Fungi - 6984; Plants - 5983; Viruses - 13; Other Eukaryotes - 82734 (source: NCBI BLink).), translated to MKQSYAMDNPIVFFLLESNYFPMFSIFFNLLLLLVMFGSCVYKKRLGWENSDAFTNERFKDMSLTYNKLVVICCETLSALNSVLLLLSCFNLHKNGWDRSELMILLDLLFTALSWGAISFYIRSQFTYSHDQKFPILLRVWWVLYFMFSCYRLLVDIALYKKQELVSVHLLLSDVLAVSVGLFLCYSCLQKQGQGERINLLLEEPLLNGAESSAATSVQLDKAEDDEVVTPFSNAGFLSHVSFSWMSPLIVLGNEKIIDSEDVPQVDNSDRAEKLFWIFRSKLEWDDGERRITTYKLIKALFFSVWRDILLSTLFAFVYTVSCYVAPYLMDTFVQYLNGQRQYSNQGVVLVTTFFVAKLVECQARRNWYFRLQKAGIGMRSVLVSMIYEKGLTLPCYSKQGHTSGEIINLMTVDAERISAFSWYMHDPWILVLQISLALLILYRSLGLGSIAAFAATFLVMLGNIPLAKLEEKFQGNLMESKDNRMKKTSEALLNMRILKLQGWEMKFLHKILDLRGIEAGWLKKFVYNSAAISSVLWAAPSFVSATAFGACMLLKIPLESGKIIAALATFRILQTPIYKLPDTISMIVQTKVSLDRIATFLCLDDLQQDGMERLPSGSSKMDVEVSNGAFSWDDSSPIPTLKDIRFKIPHGMNIAICGTVGSGKSSLLSSILGEVPKISGNLKVCGRKAYIAQSPWIQSGKVEENILFGKPMQREWYQRVLEACSLNKDLEVFPFRDQTVIGERGINLSGGQKQRIQIARALYQDADIYLFDDPFSAVDAHTGSHLFKEVLLGLLRNKTVIYVTHQLEFLPEADLILVMKDGRITQAGKYNEILESGTDFMELVGAHTDALAAVDSYEKGSASAQSTTSKESKVSNDEEKQEEDLPSPKGQLVQEEEREKGKVGFTVYQKYMKLAYGGALVPIILVVQILFQVLNIGSNYWMAWVTPVSKDVKPLVSGSTLILVYVFLATASSFCILVRAMLSAMTGFKIATELFNQMHFRIFRASMSFFDATPIGRILNRASTDQSAVDLRLPSQFSNLAIAAVNILGIIGVMGQVAWQVLIVFIPVIAACTWYRQYYISAARELARLSGISRSPLVQHFSETLSGITTIRSFDQEPRFRTDIMRLNDCYSRLRFHAISAMEWLCFRLDLLSTVAFALSLVILVSVPEGVINPSFAGLAVTYALNLNSLQATLIWTLCDLENKMISVERMLQYIDIPSEPSLVIESTRPEKSWPCRGEITICNLQVRYGPHLPMVLRGLTCTFRGGLKTGIVGRTGCGKSTLIQTLFRIVEPAAGEIRIDGINILTIGLHDLRSRLSIIPQEPTMFEGTVRSNLDPLEEYADDQIWEALDKCQLGDEIRKKELKLDSPVSENGQNWSVGQRQLVCLGRVLLKRSKVLILDEATASVDTATDTLIQETLRQHFSGCTVITIAHRISSVIDSDMVLLLDQGLIEEHDSPARLLEDKSSSFSKLVAEYTASSDSRFKRSSMKTN